Within Spinacia oleracea cultivar Varoflay chromosome 4, BTI_SOV_V1, whole genome shotgun sequence, the genomic segment gactcataacctttttgagatccgcatcccaggcgaaaaatctttcaggggtcatgtctctggcatagtagcttggcatgggatgtaacagtacatactcaagtccattgagtctgactatttcaactagcttagcttcccattcaagaaaattcgataggttcagcttgaccataagctcagaacccataatgatgttttgattgttgtttgccataattaaaactacaatttaaaagaataaacaaataaataaccattcacagtttctcttaataaacttaaattctagcatacatgcataattcaatgttcattaagcattttattcaagttatgtgttccggcaggtgtgaataaaatgattccaagatcctaaaatccattgaagaattaagcacagtttgtcgactcaatcctaaaatatcttaggtaagcaaaaaccttttgctaatagtctagaaactattcttggttgataggcacgtctaagaacttattaggtaaacctatagattttgccacgacataaaaggactccttacttatatcgttgagtttcaccaaaactaacatgtactcacaattatttgtgtaccttgcccctttaggaccaataagtaacacctcgctgagcgaaaactattactagattgatgtaaaggatatccaagcaagtgtatattttggcatgacaccttttaactcaatttttaagtttggaacttaaagctcttactatgttggttagattttaagtgaagtaaaatccttaatcatgcaacataatcaagccacaatctcatgcataattaagacatatttaaagcaataaataacttaaagtatgcataagataaatgtgatctagtatggcccgacttcatcttgaagcttcaacttcaaagtccgtctcgaaaatctccgtgggaggcaccattttcttcaaataggataagctataattaaactaattacaactatttgatggtacgcagaccatatttgaattgaaatacaattttggtactttagaccaattacattcaaattaatggtacgcagaccatattttctatcctatttgggccatactagtcacttcataacctgcaaaacagtacatatacaatatataccattcacccattcattatcatgaatggcccacatagctggttagtaaaacacgttatgcatcacataaatatttgcagcaattaatcaaaggcaccaataatctacaaattattcagtccttattaattctaatcaagttgttttaaccttaaggatttgtagacctaatcaagagtttatgactaaaagggctcccacttaaaccaataaattcatatgctttactaattttaaacataaaaatgtatttctagtctaaccggaaacatacaaatttaattaaaatttaaagctcatataaatttataattgaatccgcttatttaatttattttcagtcgcaaattaattcatgattttaattttagtaaaataattagaataaatgaaatttattataattataatattcaaaattaaaatccaagaaaacaatttaaattattaattttaaaattaattaaaatcacgtaaacagaaaatttcaaattaaaattttaaaacgatctaatcgtaactcaAGGCACGcaccatcaccacgcaacgcacaaccataggccacacgcacgcagccatcgatggccatgtgcgcgcagcctatgtgctgcgtcgcatctgctgctgctcaccatcgcaaggcgcgcgccagctcTCGTCGCAAcacgctcgctgctcaccatcgctgggcgtagcgctcgtcgcacgcgagcttgcgctcgctgcgcgcgaggcttcgcacgttgcgcgcggcagttgcgtcgtggcgcagctcgcctgctgcgcacacgcgactgtcgctgccttgctctcgcccttgcccactcgcccatcgcacacagcacacgacacaaggcagggctgctgccttgtgctcgtgcaccatagccttgctcattgcagtcgtaccgcatgggcgacgagctcccttgctcgtcgtcgcatgcccgcactatacaacaccccttaagggtaacacgtagcgtccattgctttgtgcgtgcaagttatatgagcgaatcgcatacaaattaaaaattttattttcaaaattaatgacaaattaataaatcatattaatttcataattttagggcgaaaaatcgaaaatttattaattaattgatttccgattaacatggattcaagtctaggtcataaaaatttaaaatttaacacaaatttgcaatttttatggtggtttttaatcataggtatctaattaaattactaactaattatgaaaatcaaattaattctaaattattccaattttcaacaaattaatcataattacaaattagattgcataattaacaaggctaggcattcaaacttgttaaacatatacagtaggtcaatcaaaaattcaagatttaacaacaagaatcgcaaatatttaatttaacatcttaaatttacaaaattttgcgttcgaaaaactaaaacctccgaaaagtcatagttaggcttcgaatttgagaattctgggttcggccgaaaaacactatttttgtcaaaaatttagaatgccttttacatgcggaattgacacaaaaatcactcgatttggatgagtaacgaagaaactgccgaaaaattgcgtacatataattatataaacgcaatttgcaattaattaacaattacgaaaattaatcacgccttttaattcttgcaaatttataatatttaaccatgtttatgcaatttagattatgaaaataataagaggctcgtgataccactgttaggttatgatacatatgacaatacataaatcatgcggaaaaaccataaagccaggaaagcatattatttacacataatcatttagcataatttaggagcatacactttgtagcgtgccctccctagctgcgcccgaaccgaacaagaacaagtctttaggactccaaatgtcgtccctccgtagatagtccacagtacgtccggatccgcctcaagattgaccaactagaatcgcccttaaggtgctaggaattttcggctattgttgtgcaagtgtatggctgaattttctttcaaaaacttaccctttagaatacttcaatcgtgtctgtaaataatgaccctaggcacttatttatagaggtatggaaaaggaactggaatcctattaggatactgattaacttaattagaatcctgctaggactctatttaaataaactttatctaataggtttaggatttaatcttttatcgaatcccgatagctttaagattcgcacacgagcatcgcacgagcaccgtacacccgcgcaggccttgcggcccacgctaagcgcacagcgctcggcccatgctgctgtccgcgcgcgcccatggcttcggctgggcctggcttgcgctgggcctggtcgaggctttggcgtgtgttggtgatgcgtgtggcttgctgggcgatggcctggcttcgtgctgggccttcgtctagcgagcctcgtccgatgctaattcgtacgatacgctttcgattaaattcccgatttcggaattcatttccgatacgaacaatatttaatattttcgattccggaattaattttcgtttcgaacaaatatttaatatttccgtttccggaattattttccgattccgataatatttccgattctgacaatatttccgtttccggcaatatttccgattccggtaatatttccatttccgataatattttccgatacgtaccatgtttctgtttccggcaacatctacgacttggataggGATACCATTGAAGTCGGTACTTTAGATGGTGAGTAAGTGACTAGCGTGGTGGGTGGCGCAGGGATATAAAAAGAAAAGGGTTGGGGGTGTGGAGGTGTGGATCCGTGGCTGCGGCTGCTTAAAGAGAGAGCAAGAGAAGAAAGCCGGCGGCTCTAGTGTCACAACATGGCCAGTGTAGGTGTGTTCAGGTATGGTGGTAGTTGTATTAGGATAGTGGTGGGTGGTGTTGGTTGTGGTTAGGTAATAAATAGGTTTAATTAGGGTATTAATTAGGTCAGTTAGGGGGTAAATACCCTTATTACTAACGAAAGACTAACGACGTTAGACTTCCGTTAGTAATAAGTGTATTTGGTGCAacataagtttaaatagggtatattatgtgatttgaAAGACGCatgcaggtgtatttggtgcattacgtgaaacctcaagggcatttcatgaaaaaaccgtaaatttattgtatatccGGTGCCATGTCAAGTAATATAGAGGCCCTGTGCTAAGTATAATAATTGGACCGTCAAATTTTAGTAAGCTTAATTGTCCTATGTTTAAGATGACTAATGTTGACTAATGTCTTAAAGTAAAGCAAcaacttgttcctaatttattttggcattttactatgattattatgaaaaaaaaatatcaaattagtgtcgttgatgcatgttgtgcttgaataatgtgattttaagtcacaattcGCTTTTAAAAACATATGGTTACtatcaaaaaatggttactatgtctaagaattttggtgtttagtttattatagttactatatgaataAATAAAGGTTACTATGAGTGTAAAAATGGTGCTAGAGAAAACTATTGATATTGAGTCTACACTAATACTATTGTGGACCAGGTTCACGCAAGAATAACCCATTACTCCATCACCCGAAATCCCCGCTAAGGACTAAGATACATTTCGAATGGATTATCTTACATTAATATCAAACCAACTCATACTTAGCACTTcttccgatttttaatactcgcaacgtttgtgtattttacactattcacatattatatTTGGATTATtgtttgtgatttatatgtaagataaaacataatcatgtaggatcttgttagattcgtctcaattgtattttcaaaatattatctttttataatttttgcttaaagagaTTTAAAGattattaatgatcaaagttgtgcatagACATGCATGAAAGTGATCAATGttgcaagtattaaaaatcgaaagAAGTATTTTATTAAGCATATAATTTTAATCTAATTCCAAATTCTTCAAAGAGTAGGACCCTATGATGACAATTAAATACAACAAATATTTCTACAAAATTCACCGAAGTTTGTGTTGGACTAAGTGATACctttctttaataaaatatgtgaccccaCTTTCTAAAACCGTAGCCAACCACCCTATCTTATTCATTTTCAATTCCAATATGAATCAAATgcctactccgtataaatttaGCAACTCTCCCATCATATCCTTAGCATCTTCTCCTACCTCAAAGTTCTAGCAAATTTCATCAAAAGTTACCTATTTATTCCCAttgttgtctttttttttttttttctcttttgggtgtatatatatataacaatcAATAGTTCTTTCGTTTTTCTGTAAAAAAGAACTCAACTCTTCTGATCTCTTGTTTTATACGGCTACAATATGGCTCCAAGCATAAGGAAGGCGATTTCCGAGGTTGTTGCTAATCAAGATGGTTGCGACAACGCCTGTCCAATGGTCAACTTGGAAGAGTCAAGCCTCAAGGTGGATGGTCATGTCATATTTACAGACGTGCCATCCAACATCGCTGCCACCACAAAGCCGGGTTTCGATGGGCTTTTTATTGGGTTTGATGCTGAGGAGCCGGTGGCCCGGCATGTTGTGCCGGTTGGCAAGCTCAAGGGCATTCCCTTCATGAGTATTTTCAGGTTTAAAGTATGGTGGACTACCCATTGGACTGGGTCCAATGGGCGGGACCTTGAGCACGAGACCCAAATTCTTATCCTTGATAAGTCAGGTGAAGATTCGGGCCGGCCATATGTTGTGATCCTCCCGTTGATCGAGGGCCCATTTAGGGCCTCCCTCCAGCCAGGTTCGGATGGCGATTACGTGGATGTGTGTGTCGAAAGCGGGTCCACAAAAGTGGTCGGAGACTCATTCCTGGGTGTTTTGTATATAAGGGCTGGGCCTGACCCATTTAAATTGGTTAAAGATACGATGAAGGAAGTCCAGGCCCATCTAGGGACGTTCAAGCTGATGGAGGAGAAATGTCCACCAGGGATAGTAGACAAGTTTGGATGGTGTACTTGGGATGCATTTTACCTTAAAGTGGAGCCTCAAGGTGTTTGGGAAGGGGTTAAGGGCCTCGTCGAAAACGGGATCCCACCCGGTCTAGTTCTCATTGATGACGGTTGGCAATCTATTTGCCACGACGACGACCCAATTACAGACCAAGAAGGGATTAACCGGACTTCGGCCGGCGAGCAAATGCCATGTAGATTGATCAAGTATGAGGAAAACTTCAAGTTTAGGGACTATAAGAGCCCAAAACAAGTCAGTCATGGAGATGAGCCTAATATGGGATTGAAGGCCTTTGTTAAGGACCTTAAGGAGGAATTCAAGACCGTTGAGCACGTGTATGTTTGGCATGCTTTTATGGGCTATTGGGGTGGGGTAAGGCCCAATGTTGCAGGCCTACCAAAGGCCCAAGTAATTTCTCCTAAACTCTCACCGGGCCTTAAGATGACCATGGAGGATCTAGCCGTGGATAAAATTGTTAACAACGGTGTTGGGTTGGTCGAGCCTGAAAAGGCCCATGAACTTTATGAAGGGTTACATTCTCACTTGGAGGATTGTGGAATTGATGGAGTCAAAGTTGATGTcatccatgtaagtttttctaTATTTTGCCCTCTTAATCACTATGTTTGGTTTATGTATAAAAAAGCATTATGGTTTGAGTTTGGTTGATTGGTGATGGTTGCAGTTGTTGGAGATGATGGCAGAGGAGCATGGAGGGAGAGTAGAACTTGGGAAAAAGTACTACAAGGCGATAACAGAATCAGTAAAGAAGCATTTCAAAGGCAATGGTGTGATTGCTAGCATGGAGCAATGCAATGATTTCATGTTTCTTGGTACAGAGACTATCTGTCTTGGTCGTGTTGGTGATGACTTTTGGCCTACAGATCCATCTGGGGATATTAATGGTACATATTGGCTTCAAGGCTGTCATATGGTTCATTGTGCTTACAATAGCTTATGGATGGGCAACTTCATACATCCAGATTGGGATATGTTTCAATCCACTCACCCTTGTGCTGAATTTCATGCTGCTTCACGTGCTATTTCTGGTGGACCTATTTATGTTAGTGATGCTGTTGGCAAACACAACTTCTCTTTACTCAAGAGGCTTGTCTTCCCTGATGGTTCCATCCTTCGTTGCAATTACTATGCACTTCCTACAAGGGATTGTCTCTTTGTTGATCCTTTGCATGATGGCAACACAATGCTCAAAATTTGGAACCTCAACAAGGTAACTTAGCTTGAAATAATCCTTTTCAACTTTACATAATATGCTTTGTTCGTTACTACACTTTAAACCATAACAATTGTATATTCGTATCGTAGTTTAACGGAGTAGTTGGAGTGTTCAATTGCCAAGGAGGAGGATGGAGCCGTGAATTCCGAAGAAATCAATGTTACTCAGAGTACTCCAAACCAATTTCATGCAAGACAGGGCCAAAAGATGTGGAATGGAAAAATGGTCACAAGCCCTTCCCTGTTGAAGGAGTCCAATGTTTTGCCATGTACTTTTGCAAGGAAAAGAAGCTAGTCCTTTCAAAGCCATCTGATTTCATTGAAATATCGCTTGACCCCTTCAACTACGAGCTCATTGTAGTATCTCCAGTGACAATTTTACCCTGGGATTCCATTGAGTTTTCTCCTATAGGACTTGTAAACATGCTCAACTCTGGAGGAGCAATCAAGTCTTTTGACATTATAGAGGATAAGATGGTTCAAGTTGGTGTTAAAGGGGGTGGAGAAATGAGGGTTTTTGCCTCTGAGAAGCCAAAATCATGTAGAGTCAATGGAGAAGACATGGAGTTCGAATTTGAAGAGAACATGGTTAAGGTTCAAGTTCCATGGAATCATAACTCACCTGGTTTTTCCACAATTGACTACTTATTCTGAGTTTCTGTTACTGAGACTAGTATGGTAGGTAATGTGTGAATCTAATTATTTTTCATAAGTTTACTTCTATAGCAAGATAATGTACCTGAAATTACGAGTGATTAATTTTATCGTCATCAGGGTAATTTCCTTTAATAAACGAAATGTAACTTGTGCTTTTATTTTACTCTACAACCTCTTTCAGAAAGAACTGATAAGCCTATTTGTATACCGTTCTAGTTTTGACATTGAACTCGTATGTATAAGCAAGGAAACTTGCACGTCCAATATGAATGATATTCAACACACGACTATTCTATTCCAACTTCAAAGATGATTCATTTGGCCTGTGAGTATTATTTTCTGCCACAAGATGGGCAAACTATCCCCCAGACAGTTACAAGATTTTTTTGAGGAAATGCAGTTTAAAAAGTTTGTCAAACACCAACAAATTCCAAAGTCACTCTCAAGCTTTTGGAAATCATTTAAAATATAGGCATGCATATAGCCATAACTAGTTTAAAACGAGCAATTTTTTCCCCGAAGCAACAGTTTGGCAGCAAGGAACAGCCATAAAAGTTTTAACAAAACTGTATCATGGGTATAAGGGGGGGTTGGGGGAGGGGAAGGGAGGAGGGGAGTTGATAAACAACTTTTTAATCTGTGGTTCatctaaataaaaatttaacagTTACTACTACAACAGCACCAACAACGACGACAACAACTACAACGACACGACGACAACAACTACAACGACACGACAACAACAACTACAATGACAACAACTACAACAACAGCACcaacaacaacgacaacaaCTACAACGACGacaacaactacaaccaacggcaacaactacaacaacaacaacaacaggttCATGTGGGTCTATTACGAGTACCGAAAATGTGGGTCTAAATTATATTTACAACATGCTATTCAAATTTCTAAGAGAGTCAAGGCTTCATGAGTAAACCTTAACCCTTGTGATTGAAGTCCATGAACCTCGGTTTCAGGTCCTTGTGAGCACTCAGATTGCTGCCACCTGCCTGGTCGGGCATTTGGAACTGCTGCTGCTGAGGAGGCTGCAGCTGGTTCTGCTGGCCACCAAAGGATTGTGCATTCTGCATATGTGTTGGAAACTGAGCGAACCGCCCCCTGCCAGCAGCATGGTTGTTGCCTGATGGATTTTGCCCAGTTGCTACCCTCAGCCTCTGAACTTCTCCCCTCAATGCTTCATTCAGATCTGCCACCCAACAAAATATCAATATAACTTGTGTTaatatacaacaacaaagccttagtcccaaaatatAACTTGTGTTAATATATGTTTGCAAATTACTTAATTAAGTTCAAGTGCATAGGCATGCTAATGGCAACCAAGGAATGTACTATAACAACTCTTTTTTTTCAAAACAGATACTTATATACCATTTCTCAGTTGTGCTTGTTGCTCCAAGGCCTGCAGACGTAACTTTAGTTCCTTGTTCTCAATGGTCAGTCCAGTAGTGTCTCTCTGCATGAATTAAAGGTAATTTCTTAGCCCAGATGGAGCATTACCATCAATAATAGCAACATAAAAACTATTAAATCTCCGTAAAGATTTAAGACTTCTTCCTAAATCATGCTGCATGTTTCTTAATAACTAACAAATAGTGGTTTCACGCTATCTAAATTTGGCTATGTTATCTCCTTGTGTGTCCATATCCTCCTTTTGGATAACAAGAGTGCCAAAGAAAAGAAACCAAGCCTACTCAAGGGTAACAACTGTTCAGCTGCTTTTTGAGATTTCTGCATCATGGGAAGTTTGAATTGCATACTACTACAAGTAATCAGAGTCTATTAGTTAGTCTAGAAGACAACAAAGACTAGAGTAACTTGAGCAGCAAAACATCGACCCTATGCAATTTTATTAAAGCAAGAATTAGTTCTAGCACTAGATCCTTAATAATCTATGATGCTCATCTCAAGGACAGGGTCACTCTTCAGGAAATAGTTTTCTGCAGCTGGGGAAACCAGGATGTGAAAATTACAGGACAGGAGGGAAGGGGAATATGAAGAATTCAACTAAAACAGAGGAGAGAAACAAAAGTCAATGTCATAAAGTCAATGCCGTTTGCAGTGCAGATAAAATATTATGATCTTTCTAGACTCTACATAATGTGTAGATGAATTGAGTAAATTAAcccaagaaaaacaaaaataaaatccctATAAACTAACCTGGCCCACAGCCCAAAACCTAGACATACTTGTAATAAATAAGTAATCACACATGCATGCAATTATAATTATGTTACAGAAGTATAGGTTACTTAGCTAGAGATTTTGGCACTTCAGGGCTACAATTTTTACCCTGCTTGCAGTATTCCAAAAATTTCATTATGTATGCAGGTAAATCAATATTAGCACCACAATAGCCATCAAGGTTACAACATAATAATTCGTATAATCCAAAGGACGGTTTAATACAGGTTAAAAACATACTGCTTTTCTTACACCAATTAATTAGCACAACAAGATACATAGCAATTTAATTCACACCATAAAATGACTTCGGTGACTAGAATATGAAGGATAACATGTCAAACACAGTGGATTTGGACTGACAAAAAATCATGTCGTAATATAATCAACAAAGATCAAGGCGACCAGACAGTGCTCCCATCAAAACCGAGGTCCAACAAGAAATCTCTAAACAGAGGTCCAACATGATTTGTTGTGCTTACCTGCAGCAATGTGACTTGTGCAGAAAGGGTAGTTGCCTCTGTCTGCAGTGTCTGTACCCTCCTCTCCAACTCGCCAGTGTATcttatttttctttcctttGATCGTGCTGCAGATTGTCTGTTTGCAAGAATCCTATGAAGAAAGTTGAAAGGATCAGGCAAGGGGTCTGATTGACCAAAAAGACAAGGTTAAACGTTGAAAGCATTCTACAATATTCTACAATAATTTGGCCACTGAGGAGTtagaaaatgattttaaaaactaataattattttattccaAATTTAAGGAAAATAGTTAGCACAAACCCAAGCAAGAGTAGaaagtataaataatatttGTGGTCTTTAAATATGGTCGTTCTTTCCTAGTAAAAGTATAAGGTGTCACCAAGTAAATGATACGCACTCAGATTCATCTGGTTCGAAAATATAGTTGCCCCCTAATTTCATATAAGCAACTCTCTCTCATCAATGCATTAGATAGACTACAGCTTTCCAACCCCCTTATAGATATTCCATCAACATTTTCTACAAGAGCTCAATACAGTCTAAAATTATGGCAATACCACTATCAGATTGACCCCTGTAAGCAAAAGATTGTCTAATATGATCTCTTGCACATATTTAAATGTTACCTAACGCCAGCATGCCACAGATGGTAATTCATTCCTCTGATGGCATCTATTATAGAATCGAAGTAAATTGGGAAGAATTTGAAGTGAGAAATGAAGATTAAC encodes:
- the LOC110784680 gene encoding probable galactinol--sucrose galactosyltransferase 5, producing MAPSIRKAISEVVANQDGCDNACPMVNLEESSLKVDGHVIFTDVPSNIAATTKPGFDGLFIGFDAEEPVARHVVPVGKLKGIPFMSIFRFKVWWTTHWTGSNGRDLEHETQILILDKSGEDSGRPYVVILPLIEGPFRASLQPGSDGDYVDVCVESGSTKVVGDSFLGVLYIRAGPDPFKLVKDTMKEVQAHLGTFKLMEEKCPPGIVDKFGWCTWDAFYLKVEPQGVWEGVKGLVENGIPPGLVLIDDGWQSICHDDDPITDQEGINRTSAGEQMPCRLIKYEENFKFRDYKSPKQVSHGDEPNMGLKAFVKDLKEEFKTVEHVYVWHAFMGYWGGVRPNVAGLPKAQVISPKLSPGLKMTMEDLAVDKIVNNGVGLVEPEKAHELYEGLHSHLEDCGIDGVKVDVIHLLEMMAEEHGGRVELGKKYYKAITESVKKHFKGNGVIASMEQCNDFMFLGTETICLGRVGDDFWPTDPSGDINGTYWLQGCHMVHCAYNSLWMGNFIHPDWDMFQSTHPCAEFHAASRAISGGPIYVSDAVGKHNFSLLKRLVFPDGSILRCNYYALPTRDCLFVDPLHDGNTMLKIWNLNKFNGVVGVFNCQGGGWSREFRRNQCYSEYSKPISCKTGPKDVEWKNGHKPFPVEGVQCFAMYFCKEKKLVLSKPSDFIEISLDPFNYELIVVSPVTILPWDSIEFSPIGLVNMLNSGGAIKSFDIIEDKMVQVGVKGGGEMRVFASEKPKSCRVNGEDMEFEFEENMVKVQVPWNHNSPGFSTIDYLF